GAGAGCCCAGACTGAAATCAGTGTGCtttggttcaaatcccagctctacaATATCTGATGCAGACCCTTGGGCATGTTATGAAGCTGCTAAGCTTCAGTTTTCTACCTCTGAAAGCGTAGAGGGCTGGgagcacagctcagtggtagacagttggcctagcatttgtgaggccctgggtttgatccccagcaccataaaaataaaataaaaataaatgactaaaaggAGGACAATACCTCATAAATTTCTGTTTAGATTTAATAGGCTAACATATCCAAAAACATTTAGAGACTATTACCTGgcacataaagacaaatacataTCTGCTACTCTTGTGATCATGATGACAATGATAGTCATGATTATCATCATCAGAACTCCCTGGATTCTCTGTCCCAGTGGACTGTGGTCACAAATCATGACCAGGGTCTGTTTCCAGCTCTGGCAATGACCATCTGTATAAAGTTGaggaaattactttctttttctgagcctcagtcttcCTCTTCCTTGTGTTTATAGACACAAGGAGACTGTACTACTATCTTATCTTTAAAGGGTTCTTCCAGCTCTGACCTGCCAGGCTTCTAAGATGACTGAGAGTTTTTCAGGGAACTCAGGATGTGAGAGAGATCTTAGAGTTCTGGCACTGAAGAACTATGCTAAATGCTTAAGACTTAAAGTACCTAGTAACTTACTCATCCACCAGAATTTCCTATTGCTACAGGGGTCTGAAAATGATTACAGGTGTAGGAACTAATAGAGGGGAAGACTGGAGCATTGACTCTCTCTCCTCATGGGGgcgggagggaagaggggaggggcagCTCTGTTCttagaaggggaaagagaaagccAGGAGCTTAAAACCAACCACCAAGCCTAAATCAAACTGAGTTAATAGGGGGCTCAAAAGCTGGGGGTGGGTCAGCGAGGGATGTTTGCTAAGCAGCAGGGCTCAAGGCCGCTGATTGGTAGTGGCGTTGCTAAGGCAAACAGTGCCCCTTCCTCTCATTGGTCAATTAGTTAAGGCACACCCAGAAGGTGGAGCTCCCCAGACAGCAAAGAGGAAGCCCCGCCCCATCTCCTTACCGGGAATAGGAAGGGGGAGGCGTAACTAGGGCCGGCATCCCTAGCAGCAGGCGAATACACTCCCTAACTGCACAGGCCTCAACATCCTGAAGGGATAGGCGGCTAGCTAGTAAGGTAGTCCCCCACCCAGTCGGCCGGCCAGCCAGCCTGCCAACAGTGCTGAGTTCCCAGGACCCTGGGACCCAAAGTGCTCCCTTCCTACTCCCGGGCGACCCAGTCTACCAGGAGGGCAGGGCTAAGTAACACCCCCGCCCCCAGCAGGGAGACAGCTGGCGGGAGGAATGCAAAGGCTCTGCCAGGCAGGCGGGCTGCGGGCGGGAGGCCGGCGTGGAGCCCGAGCAGGCCTTATATGGGCACGGAGGCCGCCCGCTTATCTAGGGGGCCGGCCTCCTGTCAGGAATGGAGGATGGACACCTGTCCCCTAGGATAAGGGGCACTAACCTGGCTCTACCCACCTTTGTAGACACCTTTCTACCTATACTGAGCCAGGTAGGGAAAGagatccccttcccttccctcctcttacATATGTGATACAAACACACCTTGGTCTCCCCACTGCTGTCAGACTCCGACACCTGGTAGGTGAGATCTGGCTCTTCAAAGCCAGTGGCACTCATTCTCTGGTCTGTGGTGGGGTCTGAGCGGGGTGGAGAGTCTGGCGAGTTCAGGCAGGTCTGAATCAGTGCCTTGCCGGTGTCACTGGTGATCATGGGCTGCAGTTTGCGAGTGGCAAAAGTATACACATGGCCTGTCTCACTGGCCACCAGCAACAGCACCTGTGTCCCTGTCAGCGTGGACAGCTCATAGGCctgagggatggggagggagatgGGCAAGTCAGCAAAACTTTTTATCTTCAACCTTcctcaggaagaaggaaagagaagaatacACAGAGATCTCCAGCCCCCACTCCTATAATGACCTTCATCTTTAGTGACTCTACAAGGGTCCCATCAGTGTATATGAAAGTGAGCTATGAGCAGTAAAACTATCCATGTCTCTCCCCAGAACACAGATAACCAGCAAACAGTCACTGCCTCCCCAGGGATGGAGCATATAACCTCAGGGGACATGGAGGGACCCAGTTAGCTCCCAGTGGATGgagcctccctctctcctccctgtcaCAGGGATAGGGCTAGAACCCTATGACACTGGAATTCACACATCACATTAGTGATAAGGGACCACCTAAGCCACAAACTGTTTCATGGTTCTTCCCAGGCCCTAACCTGTTGCTATAACCTAATTTTTCCTTCTGCCCTATAACATTGTACTAACCTTTTTTCCTACTTGTcttgggaaggagggagaaggaagggaggaaggaagaaaggaaaagagggagggaaagaaaataaaggcgaGTTTTTCTTCGTGAACTATGTTTCCACACAACCTTCTCTACTCATGATAAAGTAACAAGGGACACTGATGTAACACTATCTGGAGTGATGGGAGATGGCACCAAATACTCTGCCAGGAAGGGGACCCCAAAGATACCATCCTTACTCCCAACAAAGTTCCACACCCACCTTGGATGCACACACAGATAAAAATACCAGCCAGTGTTCCCAAGGTTGTagcttgttttccatttcctctgctTCCACCCATTCTTATATATTCTACCCCCAAGATGACTCGGAGGAGGCATTTCTAGGCACTTCTACAAACTTCCCTGATCTTCCCTCAAAGTCCATGCCCAAATTTTCCCTAGGGTTGGAAACCCCATCTGCCCCAAAGACAGGCGATTCTGCAGACAGTCCTACCGGGAGCATGAGGTTTCCAGTGAAGCAACGGAAGACACATGGCCAGGGCGGGACTTGGTACCCTATGGCTACTCCAGACAGCACGagctctcctgccctcctgctcGGCTCCCTCACCTGGCCCCTAGCCCTGCCTATCCTCTAGCCAGCACTACTCTTGTGGTGCCCACCTTCTTCCCACACATGCTCGCTCACTGTTGTCATACAGCTCTGGTCTTCCCATCTCCATACCTTCCCTGCTCCCTGCTTTTCCGATGCATTTCCCTAACACCGAAGTGCACCGGACCTCTGACCCCGGCATCTCGTTAGCCACCTCCCCGGCAGCCACTGCTCACCCCTTCACTCCGCcgggtctctcttcctctctcgTGCCGGTCACTCCCACCCCGGCGCCTCTTCCCTCTATTCCGGACGTTTGCGGcatctcccctctccccacattTCCCTGGCGGCCCCTCCCCTTTCGCCCTTCGCGGGTAACAACCATCCCCTCCCACACACCTCCTGCGGACTCGCCGCCTCTCACCTCCGCCTCAGCTCTGCCTTGCTCCCGGGCTCCCCCTGTGCCTACCCACCCTCCTGGTACCCGGTGGCTGACCAGCCTCCGGCTTGGTACCTTCTTCATGATGCCCGTCTTCCTCTTGCTGAAGGTCGTGTAGCGCCGCAGCTTGTTGTCGATGAACTCCATCTTGATCTTCACCCGGCCCCGGGTCTTCTTACCCGGCTTGGCCCCGCTCACCGCGCCGCTCACCGGCCCGTAGCCCCCAGCGGCCGCCGCCGATGCCTCGGGCCCACCGACCACCACGCCGAGCTCCATCTCGCTCAGGCTCCTCTTCAGGCCTCGCCGCTCGgcgcccagctcctcctcctcgcCCGACTCCGAGTCGCCCTCGCTGCCGCTGTAGAGGGCCCCCGCGGTGGGCGCCGGGGTGGTTGCCGCCGCTGCTGCAGCCTCCCGCTCTAGGCGGCCCGGTCCGGGCCCCGCGCCGTTCCCAGGGACCCGGCCCCCATTAGCCCCGCGAGTCCCGCCGCCTCCACTCCCCGGCCGCCCCGTCGGGGTCCGGTTAAGGCTGCCCCCCAGGGCCGAGCCCCGGCCCAGAGCCGCCGCGGCCCCAGCTTGGCTCGGTAACATGGCGCTCAATGCAGGAGGGCGGACGGGCAGTCAGCAAGGAATCGgagccgctgccgccgccgccatCGGCTTCCCGGCTAAACCCGGCACTCCTGCTGCTCCTAGTGCGGCTATAGCTGCTGCGGCCGTCGCTGCTAACCCGGGGCCCCTGCACGCCCGGGCCGACCTGGGCCCTCACTTTCCTGCCCCTGTGGCCCGGGTTGCCCCAGGCCGCGCGCAGCGCCCCCTGTCCGTATGCTAGGGCGGCGCGCCCGGCGGCCGTCAGCGTCCCCCGGGGGGCAGGGGCTGCTGGCCGCAGCCGAGACGGCGGGTGGAGGGGGCCGGGACCGCGCGCTGGCGGCGGAGGGATCCCCCGACCCTTCCCCCCATATAAAGAGATACAATGTTTCCTTTTATGGCGAGGCCGCTCCTTATATGGTGAGCCCCAGCGCCCCCGCCCCATTGGTCCGCGGTTCCGGCACCTCCGCTCCCCATTGGCCCGCAGGGGGCTCTTATTTGCATAGACATACCGAACTCGCTGCTGTCATCCGGCGTCAGGCAGCGATTCCGATAGGGGAGGAGTCGACGCCCTTAAAGGAACCAGAAAGGAGGCACAACTCCGCCCCCTGAACCAGAGAATGGTAGATTTGGGAGGGGCCTGAAGAGAGGAAGCCTGGGAGAGAACTGCGGCGCTGTCTTGCGGGGAGAAGGGACCTTGAGCCAAACACTCCGGACCGCCTGATGGGCTGGAGGTTtgcaataaatagaaaataaagcccAATTCCGGTGAAGGAATTGACTGGAGCACTTCTTCACGTCTTCCTGAGGAAGGCAAAGTTATTGACCCAGCGGTGGGGGCTCGGGTGCCTGGTATTTACGGACTCCTCGCGACCAGTGGCTCCACTCCCCTACTCTTCGCCCCCCGACTTCCCATTCCTTTCCCTCGCTTTTCGAGGGATCAACACTTTCCCACCAGTTCGGCTCCAAGGTCCCCATTCATCACCCTCTTCACTGGGGCGTCTTTGGCAGATCTACATCTGGAAAAAGCTGGGGGAGAGAGGTGGTCTTCCTACGTCCCTGATGGGGGCAGGGAAGAGAGATGGAGATCAGTGAAGACTTCCAGCTGTTGGGTGGACTGGAAGGGGGGTGGTCCAGACGATCAAGCATACCCTAAAAAGTCGTGCAAAGGCCTGAGATAAAGTGTAGCGGACTGAAAGTTTAAAGGAGCGAGCACATGCACGCGCGCACTTGCCCTTCTTTCAAAAACCAAGGAAAGCTCTTATCTTAGAAATTAggctacagggctggggttgtggcccagcagcagagcacttgcttagtacttgagaggccctgggttcgatcctcagcaccacatataaataaaataaaggtattgggtccatctacaactaaaatatatatattaaagaaagaaaagaaattgggtCTTTTTTGCTCCAAGgtagtaaaaataatttggacttagctgttaaaaaaaaattactcaaatcTGAAATCTGCCTCTTGCTAGTCCTGGCCTGGAAATAAGTGATTAGCTCTCTCCAGACTTCATATTTACCATTGTTGGTGTCCATCTCAAGAGATTTTGAATGCACATTTAATGAGATAAAGAGTAAAGCACACAATAAATAGTCAGTGAATAGTTAATAGGAGCTACCTAGAATAAGTCACCTCTTTCCAGGGATAAACATcctggtgtttttgttgttgtgtttttacattttattttagttgtaggtaaacacaatgcctttatttattttattactgtgGATTAGGGGGCCAAAACTGTTGAtggaggatctaacccagtgcctcaggcatgggaggcaaatgctccaccactgagccaagaCTCCAGTCCCATTCAGGTGTTTTTTAAGGGAATAGGAGAGAGTGATGATTTCTGCCTTAAAAATTATTGtgaaggtctggggttgtggctcagtggtagagtgctcaccgcAAAcatgcaggaccctgggtttgattctcagcaccacataaaaataaataagtgaaataaaggtattgtgtccaactacaactaaaaaataattttaaaaaatgtgaagattaaataaagcaGTTGATTGTGACTTATTAGCGCTATTGTTAGTGATATCAATTTAGTGTACTGTAACCAGCATTTCAATGAGTAAATTAATGGGTATCAAAAAAGCAAGGGAAAGCTGGATGCagcataccagtaatcccagtggcttgagagcctaaggcaagaggatcaggagttcaaagccagcctcagcagtttagcaaggcattaagcaactcagtgaggccctgtctctaaataaaatataaaatagggctgggggtgtggctcagtggttgagtgcccctgagttcaatcctggtacaaaacaaaacaaaaacaaggtaaAGTATCATTGCATAAAACTTGTGTTTGCATTATATATAGGCTGAACCATATATCACCATTTTTATAGGTCAAGAAGTTGGAATATTGTCAATTTCAtgtttcaatgtatgtttttacaAGATGTTAACTGCATTTGTTACTGTGAGTCATAGTAAAAAAAACTTTGAGAAATACTGAAATAAAGTACTACATTTGAGGGATTTGTGGGACATAGTAttcacatacatatgcatattcatCAAACCCCTAAACATGGGGATTAGAACCCATCTTCCTCCCCATTTCCCAATAGTGtttacttttcctttcctaatttACACAATAGATAAACTTATGGAATGTATTAGCTCAAGAGGATAAAtaggtcaaataaataaataggtcctATTTACAGTTTCAGGGGCCACTAATGGTGCTAGGGGGTGTGTTTTGTCTAAGCAATACAATCTTACAACCACAGCCTTGGGGTTTCATTCGTGCCTGGCCTCtaaagtctttttcttttgagacctCTAGTCTAGACATATGCAGGATTGATTGACTGCCCTCAGCAAGGCACCCCAGAGGATAACTACTCTGCCACATCCACAGGGACAGTGTCTAGCAAGATTCCACTCCTCAGCTTCCCTTCAAATGAGCTGTCCTTTCTCCAACTTCATGAGCTCCTGGGCCATTGTACACCAGTGTTAGTGCTACAGTCCCTTTGCCTTCTTGGGATGGCCTTATCCTCAATCCTTGGTCACCACAGGGAGGCAGAAAGAGACTTATACCCACACCACTCCGAATTACTGTGGATTCAGGGGCCAAAACTGTTGATGGAGataaagtcaaaataataaaaaaaggactcATAAATTATGTGTTT
Above is a genomic segment from Urocitellus parryii isolate mUroPar1 chromosome 8, mUroPar1.hap1, whole genome shotgun sequence containing:
- the Srf gene encoding serum response factor translates to MLPSQAGAAAALGRGSALGGSLNRTPTGRPGSGGGGTRGANGGRVPGNGAGPGPGRLEREAAAAAATTPAPTAGALYSGSEGDSESGEEEELGAERRGLKRSLSEMELGVVVGGPEASAAAAGGYGPVSGAVSGAKPGKKTRGRVKIKMEFIDNKLRRYTTFSKRKTGIMKKAYELSTLTGTQVLLLVASETGHVYTFATRKLQPMITSDTGKALIQTCLNSPDSPPRSDPTTDQRMSATGFEEPDLTYQVSESDSSGETKDTLKPAFTVTNLPGTTSTIQTAPSTSTTMQVSSGPSFPITNYLAPVSASVSPSAVSSANGTVLKSTGSGPVSSGGLMQLPTSFTLMPGGAVAQQVPVQAIQVHQAPQQASPSRDSSTDLTQTSSSGTVTLPATIMTSSVPTTVGGHMMYPSPHAVMYAPTSGLADGSLTVLNAFSQAPSTMQVSHSQVQEQGGVPQVFLTAPSGTVQIPVSAVQLHQMAVIGQQAGSSSNLTELQVVNLDAAHSTKSE